A stretch of Microbulbifer bruguierae DNA encodes these proteins:
- a CDS encoding peptidoglycan DD-metalloendopeptidase family protein, protein MRHWWALFVRVMSVLLFSLSVVSCANNLAPTSSLTQPPSQRIQHHIVSKGETLYSIAWRYGKDFKELAAINGVRSPYQIFPGQRLKLAGRVSYETVPTPTVPVKKAVSTAPTKRKTATSSAPKKISKTSISDSNKNDINWRWPAQGRVISKFQPNNPLRKGIDIAGKKGESVLAAADGTVIYAGSALRGYGKLLIIKHSEVFLSAYAHNHKLLVAEGAKVKVGQRIAEMGSSGTDRDMLHFEIRRNGQPVDPAVYLP, encoded by the coding sequence ATGCGCCATTGGTGGGCTCTGTTTGTCAGGGTAATGAGTGTTTTGTTGTTTAGCCTGAGTGTAGTTTCTTGCGCCAACAATCTGGCTCCCACTTCTTCCCTGACGCAGCCGCCCAGCCAGAGAATTCAGCATCACATTGTCAGTAAAGGTGAGACTCTGTATTCGATTGCCTGGAGATATGGTAAAGATTTCAAAGAGTTAGCGGCAATTAACGGGGTCCGTTCACCCTACCAAATTTTTCCTGGGCAGCGCCTGAAACTGGCTGGTCGGGTATCTTATGAGACAGTGCCAACACCGACGGTTCCTGTGAAAAAAGCAGTCTCTACCGCGCCAACCAAACGTAAAACCGCTACTTCCTCGGCGCCGAAAAAAATCTCAAAAACGTCAATTTCGGACAGCAACAAAAATGACATAAATTGGCGCTGGCCGGCTCAGGGCAGGGTCATTTCCAAATTTCAGCCCAACAACCCCCTCCGTAAAGGTATTGATATCGCCGGGAAAAAGGGGGAATCTGTTCTGGCAGCGGCGGATGGCACAGTGATTTATGCCGGAAGCGCACTGAGAGGTTACGGTAAGCTTTTGATCATCAAGCACAGCGAGGTCTTCCTCAGTGCTTACGCCCACAACCACAAACTCCTTGTGGCTGAGGGGGCGAAGGTCAAAGTGGGGCAACGGATAGCGGAAATGGGTTCAAGTGGTACCGACCGCGATATGCTCCACTTCGAAATTCGCCGGAACGGTCAGCCGGTAGACCCTGCGGTCTACTTGCCTTGA
- a CDS encoding DUF368 domain-containing protein, producing the protein MSEKILNSRYWGIAARGLAMGAADVVPGVSGGTIAFITGIYQELLDSISRIGPRTVTTLFRDGIAAAWREINGSFLLALFTGILISIFSLAKLISHLLEHYPIVVWSFFFGLILASVVPIVRRIPRWSWHCWLALAVGIALAILVSEMRPREVSATPYALFFSGALAICAMILPGISGSFILLMIGIYPRVIAAVHELQFGALGWFAAGAATGLLLFSRLLSWLMHRFPALTLSFLVGILLGSLKIVWPWKLASDTTGDLPGNKLAPMLSNVLPDHFTLVSGQPSYVLGAAVSACAAVVLVLGVEWLHWRHSGKVVQG; encoded by the coding sequence GATGGGCGCAGCAGATGTCGTGCCCGGGGTATCCGGCGGTACCATCGCCTTTATTACCGGTATTTATCAGGAGCTGCTGGATTCAATCAGTCGGATTGGCCCGCGCACCGTGACCACGTTGTTTCGGGATGGTATCGCGGCCGCTTGGCGGGAGATTAATGGAAGCTTTCTGCTGGCGCTCTTTACCGGCATTCTCATCAGTATCTTCAGCCTGGCCAAATTGATCAGCCATTTGCTGGAGCATTACCCCATTGTGGTCTGGAGTTTCTTTTTTGGTCTGATCCTCGCCTCGGTTGTGCCTATAGTCCGGCGGATACCTCGTTGGTCCTGGCATTGCTGGCTGGCATTGGCGGTCGGCATCGCATTAGCCATTCTGGTTAGCGAAATGCGACCCCGGGAAGTCAGCGCAACGCCTTATGCTCTCTTTTTCTCCGGGGCTCTGGCGATTTGCGCGATGATTCTGCCCGGTATATCCGGTTCTTTTATTCTGCTGATGATCGGGATCTATCCCCGGGTAATCGCCGCAGTCCACGAACTGCAGTTTGGTGCCCTGGGATGGTTTGCTGCCGGCGCTGCTACTGGCTTGCTACTGTTCAGTCGCCTGTTGTCCTGGCTGATGCACCGCTTTCCCGCGCTAACCCTGTCTTTCCTTGTGGGAATTTTGCTGGGTAGTTTGAAAATTGTCTGGCCCTGGAAGTTGGCCTCCGATACCACAGGGGATCTGCCGGGTAATAAATTGGCTCCGATGCTGTCGAATGTGTTACCCGATCATTTCACCCTGGTATCTGGGCAGCCTTCTTATGTATTGGGCGCGGCGGTCTCCGCCTGTGCCGCGGTGGTCCTGGTGCTGGGCGTAGAATGGCTGCATTGGCGCCATAGTGGGAAAGTTGTCCAGGGGTGA
- a CDS encoding YdbL family protein produces the protein MKRFISGLLSLTLLAAVPASAITLKQAQTQGLVGEANSGYIAVVNASTPEVEKLVVEVNNKRKQEYASIAKRNNIDISQVAARAAEKLEARLSKGEYYQDNLGRWKQK, from the coding sequence ATGAAACGGTTCATTTCCGGCCTTCTCTCCTTAACCCTTCTCGCGGCCGTCCCCGCCAGTGCCATCACCCTGAAGCAGGCCCAGACCCAGGGACTGGTAGGGGAAGCCAATAGTGGTTATATCGCTGTAGTCAATGCGAGCACCCCCGAGGTAGAAAAGCTGGTTGTGGAAGTCAACAACAAACGCAAGCAGGAATACGCATCTATCGCCAAGCGCAACAACATCGACATCAGCCAGGTAGCCGCCCGCGCCGCAGAGAAGCTTGAGGCCCGCCTGTCCAAGGGAGAGTATTACCAAGACAATCTGGGGCGCTGGAAACAGAAATAG
- a CDS encoding YnbE family lipoprotein, translated as MNQTGIYTRAGATFVLVAGIFFLSACTPTVAVQAPSEPITVNLNVKIEHEIRVKVDKELDDLFEDKDGIF; from the coding sequence GTGAACCAAACCGGAATTTACACGAGAGCCGGCGCAACATTTGTGCTGGTGGCGGGTATATTTTTCCTTTCTGCGTGCACACCCACAGTGGCAGTGCAGGCGCCGAGCGAACCGATCACAGTAAACCTCAACGTCAAAATCGAGCACGAAATCCGTGTGAAAGTAGACAAGGAACTGGACGATCTGTTTGAAGACAAAGACGGAATTTTCTGA
- the rpoS gene encoding RNA polymerase sigma factor RpoS — MEAQRHDHLDFSARSDHSPEPMDDEVSISEAVTSRTRKKSAKKNSEVFSKEESSQKIKKTAPQKVAIRKLDDTHGQKNLDATQLYLNEIGFSPLLTAEEEVYYARKALRGDAAARKRMIESNLRLVVKIARRYVSRGLALLDLIEEGNLGLIRAVEKFDPERGFRFSTYATWWIRQTIERAIMNQTRTIRLPIHVVKELNVYLRASRELAQKLDHEPSADEIANLLEKPVEDVERMLGLNERVTSVDTPIGPSSEKTLVDTIPDQQESDPAELLQDEDLFDSINRWLGELPDKQCEVVSRRFGLRGYEASTLEEVGREIGLTRERVRQIQVDALKRLREVMESQGLDGMSLFANL, encoded by the coding sequence ATGGAAGCGCAACGTCACGATCACCTGGATTTCAGTGCCAGATCAGATCATTCGCCCGAACCTATGGATGATGAAGTATCCATATCTGAAGCAGTAACTAGCCGCACAAGGAAGAAGTCGGCAAAAAAAAACTCTGAAGTATTCTCCAAAGAAGAAAGTTCTCAAAAAATAAAAAAAACTGCCCCTCAAAAAGTAGCCATCCGCAAGCTGGATGATACCCACGGGCAGAAAAACCTCGATGCAACCCAGTTGTATCTCAACGAAATCGGATTTTCTCCCCTGCTGACCGCAGAAGAAGAAGTTTACTACGCTCGCAAAGCCCTGCGCGGTGACGCGGCAGCGCGTAAGCGCATGATTGAAAGCAACCTCAGGCTGGTTGTCAAAATCGCCCGCCGTTATGTCAGTCGCGGTTTGGCTCTGCTGGATCTTATCGAGGAAGGTAACCTCGGGTTGATCCGGGCTGTAGAGAAATTTGATCCCGAACGCGGTTTCCGCTTTTCTACCTACGCCACCTGGTGGATTCGTCAGACCATTGAGCGTGCGATCATGAACCAGACACGCACAATTCGTCTGCCGATACATGTGGTCAAGGAACTCAATGTTTACCTCCGTGCATCTCGTGAACTCGCCCAGAAGCTCGACCATGAGCCATCTGCAGATGAAATCGCGAATTTGCTGGAAAAACCGGTGGAAGATGTTGAGCGGATGCTGGGCTTGAATGAACGGGTAACGTCTGTCGATACCCCTATAGGGCCATCATCTGAAAAAACCCTGGTGGATACCATTCCTGACCAACAGGAGTCTGATCCGGCGGAATTGTTACAGGATGAAGATCTGTTTGACAGTATCAACCGTTGGTTGGGTGAATTGCCGGACAAGCAGTGTGAGGTGGTCTCTCGCCGTTTTGGATTGCGAGGCTATGAAGCAAGCACGCTTGAAGAGGTAGGGCGAGAAATTGGCCTTACTCGCGAACGTGTGCGTCAGATTCAGGTAGATGCTCTGAAGCGCCTTCGTGAAGTGATGGAGTCACAGGGACTGGATGGTATGTCACTGTTTGCGAATTTGTAA